The nucleotide sequence TCTTatttgatgtattattttgggatgactttgaagttttttgtcttgggaacatttttgtccaaatattttttgttgaaacttcgtgacaccaaaatcactattcaccttttctattggctttatatataagatAATGGTAGAGATATCaatttttaaaatcaaatttgcaaaccaaatgacatgtcaccaataagaaataagcaagttaatcgatacttaattaataatctaatcaATTACAACCGCATCATTGGTATACAAATTTGGTTTGAAAAATTTGAACTCCCTAGCATTaccaattaaattatttttcttgacTCCACCAGTTGTGTTCATGCTACTTTAACTGATTGATTTAAAGGTCTAATTATAAATAAAGTTCATACTACTGTAGTCGTTGGGCAACTTGCTAATAAACTGCTGAAAGGATTCTAATTCTGGAAAATACAAATCATGCGAACTTCGATTTTTCGAATGCCAACAGGACGTTGTGGCCGGTCATGAATGAAGATGAGGCCGGCCTAATGATTTAGGTCTTtagaggagagattttttagtatgaTCGGAACACGAGATGGTATACCATATGTCATTATAAAAATTGtgggatatatgtgttaaaaagttaataacttaaaaaataaaatttctcaccacttatataaaaacacgtggtgtaccacccttATTCCGAGCACAATGAAAAATTCTTCTATTTGGAGGAAGATGGAGTAGATAACTATAATGATTTAGGTCATGTTAGGTAATATGAAAACAATGTAAATTAATATAGCAGACTACGTCTGCATTAGCTCACTGAGAGTGAGAGGCCTTCTTGCTTCTATAAAGCAACAAAGGAACTAGGACATTTTCTCAACACCAGCAAAGAAAGTAAAACAAGCCAAAAAAAATGCTTCCGATCTtttcaatttcttcaatttttctttttcttttgccatCAGCTTTGTGGGCACATCCTCCACTATCAACACAAGTTAATTTTATCCAATGCCTGTCACATAAATCTAAGACTTCTATTCCATTCTCTACCACCTTTTTCACTCCAAAAAATTCTAGCTTCACATCTGTTCTTGAATCTTCGGCACAAAACCTCAGGTACTTGGTCCATTCAGTGCCGAAGCCAGAGTTTATTTTCACACCACTGCATGATTCGAAAGTTCAAGCGGCTGTCATTTGCTCGAAAAAGCTTCGAATACATCTCGGGGTCCGAAGTGGAGGGCATGATTATGAAGGCCTCTCTTATGTATCCCAAATTGAAACACCTTTCATTGTTATAGACCTTGCTAAACTTCGATCGGTCAATGTTGATATCAAATCCAACACTGCATGGATTCAAGCCGGCGCCTCCATTGGTGAAGTCTACTACAGAATCGCAGAGAAAAACCAAACTCATGGCTACCCTGCCGGGCTTTGCACGAGTCTAGGCATTGGCGAGCATATAACTGGAGGTGCATATGGTTCCATGATGAGAAAATATGGCCTTGGTGCTGATAACGCCATTGATGCACGAATCATAGACGTTAATGGGCAAATTCTTGATCGAAAAGCAATGGGAGAGGACTTGTTTTGGGCAATAAGAGGAGGTGGAGGAGCAAGCTTTGGAATCATCCTTTGGTGGAAGATAAAGTTGGTTTCAGTTCCAGCAAATGTGACAGTTTTTTCAGTTGCCAAGACCTTGGAACAAGGTGCCACAAAGCTCCTCCATAGATGGCAACATGTAGCTCCATTTCTTGATGAAGATCTCTTTATCAGAGTTCTCTTACAAGTATCCAATGATACCATTACTGCCAGTAAAACTGTCACAACTGTTTACCAAGCTCATTTTCTGGGAGATTCTAAAAGATtacttaggggtggtttggtagtgaggtgcttaaaaaaaagcacccatgaaaaaaagctgtgacgGTTTTagttgtttggtaaactaaaaaaaatggcttattttggaagctgctgtgagaataagctgaaatcaaaggaaaaagctgaaactgctatttgtagctttggaaaactggtttttttttcaaagcacacggagctacagtgctcctttaatgaaaagacccactatcagactattttttttctttttccaaaagcacttttacaaaaaagtttacgaaacattctgctgatttatttcacatccgcttattctcacagcagttttttttcaaagcacagcaataccaaaccagcccttaatgtCATGCAAAAAAGCTTCCCTGAATTGGGTTTGACAAGAAAAGATTGTACTAAAACAAGTTGGATTGAATCGGTGCTATATATAGCAGGGTACCCAAGTGGAACCCCTACTGAGATTTTGCTTGAAGGAAAAGCTACCCTACCCAAGGTCTACTTCAAAGCCAAGTCAGACTTTGTCAAGAATCCGATACCAGAAATTGCGCTTAAGGGGCTATGGAAGAGGTTGCTGGAAGAGCCCTCTCCACTGATGATTTTGAACCCATATGGGGGAATGATGAGCAAGATTTCTGAAAGCGCAATCCCTTTTCCCCATCGGAAAGTTCTTTTTAAAATTCAGTACGCGACTGTATGGCAAGCTGGAGATAATGAGTCAAAGCACATGGATTGGATTAGGAAACTTTACATTTACATGGGTCCTTATGTCACAATGTTTCCAAGGCAGGCATATGTGAATTATAGGGATCTTGATTTGGGGACTAACAAGAAGAGCAACACGAGCTTTATTGAAGCAAGTTCTTGGGGTTACAGGTATTTCAAGAGCAACTTTAACAGATTGGTAAAAATTAAGACCAAAGTTGATCCTGATAACTTCTTCCGGCATGAGCAGAGCATTCCGCCTCTTCCATGAACTCGAGGCCATTACTAGAGCCAGGAGCTAGACTGATTTTTGCAGCGTATTAAGCATTTAATTGGTTTGATTGGTGTGCCTTTTTTAAGCTTACTGTTTAACCAATTTTGTGCaacaataaaaatttcaaagcaGTCTCTTTTGTCTCTAGTCTCAACATTCAGCTACTATAGAAAAGGTAATGCAACTAATATGCACTATGGATTAATGGATTTATTCTAGCAAATAACTTAAATAGTAGTTCTTTTCAATGGCTTAGCCCGTAAACATGGGTTAGACTGGTTGGTTAGGCAGTGTGCAAACACACTTTTGCTCAAGTTATGTGAAAAAGAATTTACAAATTATACTGATCAACTAATTTGATAATAATTCTCAACATAATATAGGCACCCTCAAGCTCACAAAGGTTTTTACTTCAACTAATTCAAAGGGTCGTAACAAAAGTTATACTTCTTTTTTAGTTTTCCTTTGGTCAACTTGCTAACTGAccattgacttttttttttttttttgacaacgCTGACCATTGATTGTGTTTCAAGAAAATGTACTCGAAACATTCATTAAACACAAAAGCACAATTCTTTATTTATAACCGATATCATTATTAAGGAAATTTATTGAGCTTTCAGTTTCAATGTGCTTTAATTTGTTTCCAGTTACAAAATTCTTTACAGATTTTAAGAGAgaatttaaagtttaaattaaGCAGCCAACAGAAGCAATATTGGAGTGGGAAGCAAAAATGCCTCACCTTCTAACATTTGCAGtagtttctctcttcttctcggtTTCTTCTGCAAGATATAACCTCATCCATGAATTGAATTTTGATAGTTGCTTTAGCTTCCATTCGAAAGAATCTTCAACCAACGTAAGCACAATTTTGCTCGATACTCATTCCCCTTCATTTTCATCCGTCTTTGAGTCCTCCATCCAAAACCTCAGATTCAACAGCACGAATCAGAAGCTTCTATACATCATCACACCGTATCTATACGAACACGTGCAAGCTGCCATCATTTGTAGTAAAATACATCGTCTGCAGGTTAGGATTCGAAGCGGGGGTCAATACTATGAGGCCCTCTCTTACAAAGCAGATGTACCCTTCATCtgttgtgcggaagcgtcaaatatgaaaccaataaactacaacggcaaaatatgataagacaaataatccaaaagac is from Malus sylvestris chromosome 5, drMalSylv7.2, whole genome shotgun sequence and encodes:
- the LOC126624268 gene encoding berberine bridge enzyme-like 26 yields the protein MLPIFSISSIFLFLLPSALWAHPPLSTQVNFIQCLSHKSKTSIPFSTTFFTPKNSSFTSVLESSAQNLRYLVHSVPKPEFIFTPLHDSKVQAAVICSKKLRIHLGVRSGGHDYEGLSYVSQIETPFIVIDLAKLRSVNVDIKSNTAWIQAGASIGEVYYRIAEKNQTHGYPAGLCTSLGIGEHITGGAYGSMMRKYGLGADNAIDARIIDVNGQILDRKAMGEDLFWAIRGGGGASFGIILWWKIKLVSVPANVTVFSVAKTLEQGATKLLHRWQHVAPFLDEDLFIRVLLQVSNDTITASKTVTTVYQAHFLGDSKRLLRALNVMQKSFPELGLTRKDCTKTSWIESVLYIAGYPSGTPTEILLEGKATLPKVYFKAKSDFVKNPIPEIALKGLWKRLLEEPSPLMILNPYGGMMSKISESAIPFPHRKVLFKIQYATVWQAGDNESKHMDWIRKLYIYMGPYVTMFPRQAYVNYRDLDLGTNKKSNTSFIEASSWGYRYFKSNFNRLVKIKTKVDPDNFFRHEQSIPPLP